The following are encoded together in the Lagopus muta isolate bLagMut1 chromosome Z, bLagMut1 primary, whole genome shotgun sequence genome:
- the NMRK1 gene encoding nicotinamide riboside kinase 1, giving the protein MKILVIGLGGVTNGGKTTLAEKLKKLLPNCDTISQDDFFKPESEVETDERGFKLYDVLDALYMDEMVKSVHNWMKSHTSSGTVTEKPMDTCNRVKMTEDVYILIVEGFLLYNYEPLNELWNRRYFLTLPYEECKRRRSTRVYQPADTPGYFDGHVWPMYLKYKNEMEESASNIVYLDGTKSQEELLSSVYNDIIQEIKRLREGNQQVTA; this is encoded by the exons atgaAAATACTGGTGATTGGCCTTGGAGG AGTTAcaaatggaggaaaaacaacattGGCAGAAAAGCTTAAGAAACTGCTTCCAAATTGTGATACAATCTCTCAGGATGACTTCTTTAAG ccAGAGTCTGAAGTAGAAACAGACGAGCGTGGATTTAAGCTGTATGATG TACTTGATGCCCTCTATATGGATGAAATGGTGAAAAGTGTTCACAACTGGATGAAAAGCCATACAAGCTCAGGCACTGTGACTGAAAAACCGATGGACACATGTAACAGAGTAAAGATGACAGAAGATGTTTATATTTTGATTGTTGAAGGCTTTCTGCTGTATAATTATGA GCCACTTAATGAACTCTGGAATAGAAGATATTTTTTGACCCTTCCTTATGAAGAGTGTAAAAGGAGAAGGAG CACCAGAGTCTATCAGCCAGCAGATACACCCGGGTACTTCGATGGACATGTGTGGCCTATGTAcctgaaatataaaaatgaaatggaagaaagtgCAAGTAACATTG tttatttAGATGGAACTAAATCCCAAGAGGAGCTTTTATCCTCTGTGTATAATGACAtaatacaggaaataaaaaggctGAGAGAAGGAA atcagCAGGTCACAGCATGA
- the OSTF1 gene encoding osteoclast-stimulating factor 1 encodes MSKPPPKPAKPGQVKVFRALYTFEPRTPDELYFEEGDIIYISDMSDTNWWKGTCKGRTGLIPSNYVAEQAESIDNPLHEAAKRGNLSWLRECLDNQVGVNGLDKAGNTALYWACHGGHKDIVDVLFTQANLELNQQNKLGDTALHAAAWKGYADIVEMLLAKGARTDLKNNEKKLALDMATNAACASLLKKKQTAGTARTLSNAEEYLDDEDSD; translated from the exons ATGTCCAAGCCACCGCCCAAGCCCGCCAAGCCAG gacagGTTAAAGTATTCAGGGCCCTGTATACATTTGAGCCTAGAACG ccaGATGAACTGTACTTCGAAGAAGGTGATATCATCTACATCTCAGACATG aGTGATACAAATTGGTGGAAAGGCACTTGCAAGGGGAGAACTGGACTAATTCCAAGCAACTATG tggcaGAACAAGCAGAGTCTATTGATAACCCACTGCATGAAGCTGCCAAGCGAG GCAACCTAAGCTGGTTGAGAGAGTGTTTGGATAACCAAGTTGGGGTCAATGGCTTAGACAAAGCTGGAAATACAGCTCTGTATTGGGCATGCCATGGAGGCCACAAAG aTATAGTGGATGTTCTCTTTACACAAGCAAACCTAGAGTTGAACCAGCAG AACAAATTGGGAGACACAGCTTTGCATGCTGCTGCATGGAAAGGTTATGCAGATATTGTAGAGATGCTGCTGGCAAAGG GGGCAAGAACAGATCTGAAGAACAATGAGAAGAAACTGGCTTTAGACATGGCAACCAATGCAGCTTGTGCTTCACTTCTTAAGAAGAAACAGACTGCAG